The segment CCGCAGCTAAAATTATTAGCTATACAGAAATTGTGCAATTGCAAAAAGACTTTAAGACAGCCGACAAAGTGAACAAGCAAATAAAAGAGTATGATGGGCTGTCACAAGTGAGTGGTGTAAAAGAAAGTAAACTAAAATCGAGTTATAACAGTGCTTTAAAGGCTTATAACAAGCTAACAAGTTTGCAGCAATCTCTCGTTTATAATGAAGATCTGTTATTAAATAATCCACCGAATGTAACGATTGATGATAAGGGAAAAGAGCCGGCAGATAAAGCGGCAGCAGAAGCACTAAAAGCGGATCTTGCAAAATTAGCTAACGTAACAAATTATTCATTTACGACGTTAGAACAAGCAGTGAATACAGCGACAGCAGCATATAAAAATCTTTCATCAGCTGCACGTAAACATGTAACGAACTATTATTTATTAACGGCTGCTAGTAAAGATGTGAAAGCTGTAGCGTCATTCCATAAAAAAGTACAAACTGCTGGCGAAGAAATGAACGTTGCGAAACAAGCGAAAAAGATTGAAACGGTAGAAAAGGCTTTTGCAAAATTACCTGCCAATCAGCAGCATTTAGCGAATGAACAATATCAACAACTACTAGATAACCGCCTTGTAGATGGCAGTGCAGCGGATATTGGTGCGTTCAATAATGCAATAGGAGGAATCCTATCAAAAGGTTTATATGTAGATACAGTGACTGTAGAATATATAAAGACGCTTTCTCTTCAATATAAAAATCTGAGTGCTAGCGATAAAAAGCGTATTACAAATGCTGCGATTTTAAAAACAGCAGAAGCAGATGTGAAAAAAGTAGAGTCGTTTATGAAGCAATACGATAAATCATTTAGTAGTAATCCAGCAACGGTGCGTAAAGCGTTCGCTAAGCTTTCTGCAAAGCAAGTAGGCTTAGTGAATGATACTGTTCGTGACGCGATCATTGCATCAAAAAAAGCTGAACAAGGGGCAAATGAAGCAGGGTTTGCGGTAGTGGAATCGATCGATACACTTCTTATAAAAGGTGTTTACAAGTCGAATTTACAAGTGGATGTATTAACTATTCGAGTTGATTACGACAAGTTGAGTGCCGCTGAAAAGAAAGTTGTAAATAACTATTCGAGGCTAACACAGGCCGAAGCAGATTTAAAAAAGGTTGCTGAAGTACATGCCTTATATGAGGCTATCCCAGAAGCAAATGGCGATACCGCTCGTAAAGCTTGGAAAACAGCCTTTGGTAAATTATCGAAAAAATTAGAGCTTCTTTATAAAGATATGTATAAAGGTGATAACTAAAATATAAAAATAGCCAACTATCAGAGTTTTTCTGGGTAGTTGGCTATTTTTCATTAAATTAACTTCTTAAAGTTTAAACGTTTATTCAATGCGTGCATAATTGGTGCGCCGACAGCAAGGACGACGAATTCACCGAACGCGACAAACGCCCAAGTTTCCCAAAATGGTAAGCTCAACACAAGATTTAATTGTGCCGCGATAATGAACATTGTAAACGTAAATAACAACGTATTGATAATAAGGCGAGCCCAAATATTTTTAACGAACTTACAGATACCAATAAAAATACCTAAGGTAAGGATCGTGTGTCCAACACCAAAAATTAAATCCATCGGTCCAACTGAAGACATCATGAAGTTGGAAATAAATACGCCTAATACGACACCAACCATATAGCGTGGATTAAAGGCGATTAAATGGTTAAAGATTTCGGCGATACGAAACTGTACTTGACCGAAACTTATTGGAGCAACAAGCATTGTTACTGCAATATAGAGCGCAGCAATAATGGCACTCATAGCTAAAAATTTAACTTTCATATTCTACTCCTCCTAGTTTTTTTACGTGGGATGGTTACGAACCA is part of the Solibacillus sp. FSL K6-1523 genome and harbors:
- a CDS encoding QueT transporter family protein, which gives rise to MKVKFLAMSAIIAALYIAVTMLVAPISFGQVQFRIAEIFNHLIAFNPRYMVGVVLGVFISNFMMSSVGPMDLIFGVGHTILTLGIFIGICKFVKNIWARLIINTLLFTFTMFIIAAQLNLVLSLPFWETWAFVAFGEFVVLAVGAPIMHALNKRLNFKKLI